In Nyctibius grandis isolate bNycGra1 chromosome 6, bNycGra1.pri, whole genome shotgun sequence, a single genomic region encodes these proteins:
- the KLF3 gene encoding Krueppel-like factor 3 has protein sequence MLMFDPVPIKQEAMEPVSVTYPSNYMDQMKPNKYSVIYSTPSMLHNKFYSNPEGLSNGIQMEPVDLTVNKRSSPPSSGSSPSPLKFQTVHRRTSPGLTLSSPSSPLSKFTPSPPGVQPISMPITIPPVMAAALSRHGLRSPGILPVIQPVVVQPVPFMYAPHLQQPIMVSTVLADEMETPSSMQVPVIESYEKPTLKKAIKVEPGSEPSKTDFYPEQMSPPVMTSLSPQQVMLQENHPSVIVQPGKRPLPVESPDTQRKRRIHRCDYEGCNKVYTKSSHLKAHRRTHTGEKPYKCTWEGCTWKFARSDELTRHFRKHTGIKPFQCPDCDRSFSRSDHLALHRKRHMLV, from the exons ACATACCCGTCCAATTACATGGACCAAATGAAGCCAAACAAATACAGCGTCATTTATTCTACACCGAGTATGTTGCACAATAAATTCTACTCAAACCCCGAAGGACTATCAAATGGAATCCAGATGGAGCCAGTAGACCTTACGGTGAACAAACGGAGCTCACCACCTTCAAGTGGAAGTTCTCCTTCCCCCCTAAAATTTCAGACTGTGCATAGGAGAACTTCACCTGGATTGACTCTGTCCTCACCCAGCTCACCTCTCAGTAAATTCACACCATCACCCCCAGGAGTACAGCCTATTTCCATGCCAATAACAATCCCACCTGTAATGGCTGCTGCTCTTTCACGCCATGGACTGAGAAGCCCTGGAATACTCCCAGTTATCCAGCCTGTTGTGGTCCAGCCAGTTCCTTTTATGTATGCTCCCCATCTTCAGCAGCCCATCATGGTGTCCACCGTTCTTGCAGATGAGATGGAAACTCCAAGTAGCATGCAAG TGCCTGTCATTGAGTCCTATGAGAAGCCTACACTGAAGAAAGCGATCAAAGTGGAGCCAGGAAGTGAACCATCGAAGACTGATTTCTATCCTGAACAAATGTCACCTCCAGTGATGACCTCATTGTCTCCCCAGCAAGTAATGTTGCAAGA GAATCACCCTTCAGTTATAGTTCAGCCAGGAAAGAGACCTTTACCTGTGGAATCTCCGGACACGCAAAGAAAACGCAGAATACATCGATGTGATTATGAAGGCTGCAACAAAGTCTACACTAAAAGCTCCCATCTGAAAGCTCACAGAAGAACCCATACAG gtgAAAAACCGTACAAATGCACTTGGGAGGGATGCACATGGAAGTTTGCTCGTTCTGATGAACTAACGCGGCATTTCCGCAAGCACACAGGAATCAAACCTTTTCAGTGCCCAGACTGTGACCGTAGCTTTTCACGTTCGGACCATCTTGCTCTTCACAGAAAACGCCACATGCTAGTCTGA
- the LOC137664907 gene encoding LOW QUALITY PROTEIN: toll-like receptor 1 (The sequence of the model RefSeq protein was modified relative to this genomic sequence to represent the inferred CDS: inserted 1 base in 1 codon), which produces MRPLTNIYVFASVFTFMLWNNIQPTVENEFIANYSSSLLTNVPKNIPVHIHVLDLSHNRISGLSISEFISLSDLQVLNLSHNLITEFDFSIFIFNEDLEYLDLSHNNILKVYCQTLAYLRHLDLSFNKFTALPICQEFRNMFCLEYLGLSATMIRRSDFRYITHLQLHTVFLTLEDFSLYEPQSLTALNTRSLHIVFAATQNFSFSLLYDGMSTSENLKIVNLRYTLSNKDFPSPSLTLLKKIKTTTLMLDTVDLQWAIILQIFLLIWYSPVEHLTVRNLTFRGPLEVLNEYEFLPLLNSLEQLICLSGSMKALTLEHVRNKVYYFNQEILYKQFSEMNIASLTIYDACMPHMLCPNRTSSFQYLNFSHNALTDELFQNCGTLTDLKLLILQRNKFESLPKVSFMTSHMKSLKYLDISSNLLRHDGADVQCQWAESLTELDLSSNQLMDSVFECLPVNIKKLDLRNNQISSVPKGMAELKSLKELNLASNRLADLPGCSGFTSLEFLNIEMNSILTPSADFFQSCPRVRELQAGHNPFKCSCELQAFIRLERRSGGKLFGWPAAYVCEYPEDLRGTQLKDFHLMELACNTVLLLVTALLLTLVLVAVVAFLCIYLDVPWYVRMTWQWTQTKRRAWHDHPEEQETVLQFHAFISYSERDSLWVKNELIPNLEKGEGCVQLCQHERNFIPGKSIVENIINCIEKSYKSIFVLSPNFVQSEWCHYELYFAHHKLFSENSNSLILILLEPIPPYVIPARYHKLKALMAKRTYLEWPKEKSKRALFWANLRAAISINLPISFEANEEQSDVXSTSSISQYVNN; this is translated from the exons ATGAGACCCCTTACAAATATCTATGTCTTTGCTTCTGTCTTTACATTCATGCTATGGAATAATATCCAGCCAACTGtggaaaatgaatttattgCAAATTATTCAAGTAGTTTGCTAACTAATGTTCCAAAAAACATTCCAGTCCATATTCATGTATTAGATTTATCACATAATAGGATCTCTGGACTTAGTATCTcagaatttatttctctttctgaccTTCAAGTATTAAATCTTTCTCATAATCTAATTACAGAGTTTGACTTTagcatcttcatttttaatgagGATTTAGAATACTTAGATTTATCtcataataatattttgaaagtttaCTGTCAAACTCTTGCATATCTTAGACATTTAGACCTTTCTTTCAATAAGTTTACTGCCCTGCCCATCTGTCAGGAATTCAGGAACATGTTTTGTTTGGAGTACCTAGGATTAAGTGCCACGATGATACGAAGGTCAGACTTCAGGTATATCACGCATTTGCAGCTGCACACTGTCTTCCTAACCTtagaagatttttctctttatgagCCTCAGAGTCTGACAGCCTTGAATACAAGGAGCCTCCATATTGTTTTTGCAGCAACAcaaaacttcagtttttccCTCTTGTATGATGGAATGAGCACttcagaaaacttaaaaatagtTAACTTAAGATATACGTTGAGCAACAAAgatttcccctctccttctttAACGCTTCTGAAGAAAATCAAGACAACAACTCTGATGCTTGACACTGTGGACTTACAATGGGCTATCATTTTGCAAATTTTCCTGCTTATTTGGTATTCACCTGTGGAGCATTTGACTGTGAGAAATTTGACTTTTCGGGGACCACTGGAGGTGCTGAATGAATATGAATTTCTACCGTTATTAAACTCTCTGGAACAATTAATTTGTTTGAGTGGCTCCATGAAAGCGCTAACGTTGGAGCACGTTCGTAATAAGGTTTATTATTTCAACCAGGAGATTCTATACAAGCAGTTTTCAGAGATGAATATTGCCAGTTTGACAATATATGATGCATGTATGCCGCACATGCTTTGCCCCAATAGAACAAGctcatttcagtatttaaatttttctcaCAATGCCCTTACAGATGAATTGTTCCAGAATTGTGGCACTCTGACAGATCTGAAATTACTTATTTTGCAGAGGAATAAATTTGAAAGCCTTCCGAAGGTAAGCTTCATGACCAGCCATATGAAATCACTGAAATATCTGGACATCAGCAGCAACTTGCTGCGTCACGATGGAGCTGATGTGCAATGCCAGTGGGCTGAGTCTCTGACAGAGTTGGACCTGTCCTCAAATCAGTTGATGGACTCTGTGTTTGAGTGCTTGCCAGTCAACATCAAAAAACTCGACCTACGAAACAACCAGATCTCCAGCGTCCCCAAGGGGATGGCTGAGCTGAAATCCTTGAAAGAGCTGAATCTGGCATCGAACAGGCTGGCTGACCTGCCGGGGTGCAGTGGCTTTACGTCCTTGGAGTTCCTGAACATAGAGATGAATTCGATCCTCACCCCATCTGCCGACTTCTTCCAGAGCTGCCCAAGGGTCAGGGAGCTACAAGCCGGGCACAACCCATTCAAGTGTTCCTGCGAACTGCAAGCCTTTATCCGTCTGGAGAGGCGGTCTGGGGGGAAGCTGTTTGGCTGGCCGGCGGCGTATGTGTGCGAGTACCCGGAAGACTTGCGAGGAACGCAGCTGAAGGACTTCCACCTGATGGAACTGGCTTGCAACACGGTGCTCTTGCTTgtgacagctctgctgctgacacTGGTGCTGGTGGCTGTCGTGGCCTTTCTGTGCATCTACCTGGATGTGCCATGGTACGTGCGGATGACGTGGCAGTGGACGCAGACGAAGCGGAGAGCCTGGCATGACCACCCCGAAGAGCAGGAGACCGTTCTGCAGTTTCATGCGTTCATTTCCTACAGCGAGCGCGATTCGTTGTGGGTGAAGAACGAGCTGATCCCGAACCTGGAGAAGGGGGAAGGCTGTGTACAACTGTGCCAGCACGAGAGAAACTTTATCCCCGGCAAGAGCATTGTGGAGAACATCATTAACTGCATTGAGAAGAGCTACAAATCGATCTTTGTGTTGTCTCCCAACTTTGTGCAGAGCGAGTGGTGTCACTATGAGCTGTACTTTGCCCATCACAAATTATTCAGTGAGAATTCCAACAGCTTAATCCTCATTTTACTGGAGCCGATCCCTCCGTATGTTATCCCTGCCAGGTATCACAAGCTGAAGGCTCTGATGGCAAAGCGAACCTACCTGGAGTGGCcgaaggagaaaagcaagcgTGCCCTTTTCTGGGCTAACCTGAGGGCAGCTATTAGCATCAACCTGCCAATATCCTTTGAAGCAAATGAGGAGCAGAGTGATG GCTCTACTAGTAGTATAAGTCAGTATGTGAATAACTGA